TCATAATTTGTTTAAAGAATTGTTTAAGATGTAGTCCCAAATATGCACATACATTACACAGActagtttgaaaaaaaaattctctaaaATGATTCGAGCTTTCAGACCAGCATGTGATCCTAGGATTTCAATGGGTTGATTTTTTTAACCACAATTATCCTTCACATAGGTAATCTTGTTTGAACCGGGCAGGAGCATTACATACAACAAAGTTCTCCCTATCACGTATTCAACGCGTTTGCATCCACAGGGACTCAAACTCCTCGAGATCTCTGCTTAAGCTAGAACAATCTCGTGCTAGCTGATCTATACGCTTGGGGTTCTAAAATCAGACATAGTTAAATGAACATGTTCTAAAGGAATATTGTCCTCCAACTAATTTATGAGTAAACAGGCCcctgttttttttatatatatatatatatatatatatatatatatatataactaacTTGAAAATGCTGTTATTTCAAGAACATGAGTGGTCAGTGGAGTGTTATCAAAATTTATAACACTATACAACAATTTCACCCAAAGATATCATGTGAAGTTTTGATATAAGAAAGTCAATTTATGAACATGACACACATACAAAACTAGTACTTTAACATGCACATTACAACAATGATTCATTTCCAAGACAGCAGCATCTGATAAAACCACAACTCAGAAATTGATGTCTTTCTTCTAGTCCATGCCCATACTTCGTATATACAAGCGATTTCTAACATTATTGGCAGCTTCCACAATCCTTTCAATAAACTTGTATTCATATCTGCAAAAATAAATGGCCTTTTAATTAGTTTATATATACACAATAATAATTTACTTTCCATTATTCAGAATATATTTCACAAAAAAACATATCAAAATTAAGCTTGAATAAAAGTATATAAAAAAGATACTATGTACCCGGTGCTGTATTGCATTCCAGTCTTTAATTTGGCAACTTCAGATAACACTGATCTCCATTTTTGCACCTTCTCAGGGTCCTTTTGAAATCTTTCTTCATGTTTAGCCATGGCTTTTCCATAACTATTCTTCTGAAGCCTCACATCTGACCGAGACACTTTGTAAAAGATTGGCCAAACAAGTTGCTTCTTATATTTCTTACATTCAACTATAGTAACAAGTTCCTCTAGGCACCAACGAGATTCTGCATAATTTTCGGAGAAAACAACGATCGAAAGCCTCGAATCTTCAATTGCTTCAACAAGTGTTTCAGAAATCTGGTCCCCGCCCTTCAATCCTCCATCATCTAAGAAGGTCTTGAATCCTTCCCGGCATAGAGCCTCATATAGAAAACCGGTAAAAGACTCGCGCGTATCTTCTCCTCTAAAGCTGATGAAAATCTGGTAGCGCGCCTTTGAATTTCTCAGACTAGATACTGTTGCATCCCACTCCTCAATGGGTTTATTTTTTAGGGAAGGTCCTATATCTTTAATTAAACCAGGAAACATTTTACAAGCTCCAACAATTTCAGATGCCGCAAGGGTTAACTTGTATGGGGAGTCATCATCTATGCCTGAATGTCCGGCGAGCAACCCCCAAGCTTCTTCTTCCAACAAGGGACGTAGAGGAATCACCCTTTGACAATTCGAAGCACACTCTTGTTTGTGACGCGTGGTTAAAAGGACCTTGCACTGGTTACTTTGACATGGAATGCCTATGTCCTCAGGGTCCAGCTTTTCCTTAACATCATCCAAGATCACAAGAATTTGATCCTTACTTTCTGATAATGTGGAGTATATTTTTCTTGCTCTTCCAAGTTCACTGTGTTTGTCAAATTTCACATTCAAGGATTGTGCaatttgttcttgaatcttcctAAGTGGATTTTGTGACACAGTGGCAAATATGATTGCATCAAAAAACTTTAGATACTTGGCTTTCTCACCCACTGCTTTCACTAGTTCTGTTTTACCAGAGCCTTTATCCCCATACAATGCAATAACATAGATGCTATCAGATTTTAGTGCCTCCAAAAGTTCATGTGAAGCCTTTTCTGTAGACTTGAAACACACTAGACTTTCAGAAGAGAAGTACCCTAAATCTGGAATAGGGCTGAAGAATCTCTCAAGTTTACACTCATCCTTCAACATCTTTATCTTGTTTATCATTTCACCGTGCTGCTTACTAGTATCCCTTGTTGCAATATTGATCTCTTGTATGAGTTTCTCTGCATCATTTAGCCACTCCCAAACAGCATCATTGGCCTTTTCTGTTTTATAGGCTGCTTCAGCTCTTTTCCGGACGTTGTTTCGTGTAGCAATCAGCCACCTCTTTTCAAGATCAAATGTGGCTTGCAATGGAATTTCACCTTCTGGTTTCTCCATCTGAAATTGATGTTACAACCTTTCTCTAGCTAGCTAGTGCCTGTAATCATTTAAGCAAAGGCAAACAGGAATATAATCAATTCAGCACTTATCTAAACACATCTCTATATTATATTGTTATTTGTTACTCATGCTACAATTCTACAAATCAAAATGAAGTGAGACAAGATGAAAAAAGTGAATTTCCATGGAAATCCAATGCAATCATGCCTTGAGTTAACATGTTTGATCTAGAATGTTAACCAGAAATGGAACAAAGCAGAGAAAATGCATGACACTTAAAATGATCATATTAATTATGTTTCATCTATATAGCTTCAGTAAACTGATCTATTTCCTCTGTATCAgtagaaaaggaaagaaagcaTGCTGAGGTCATTAGATTAGAATCATAGAAACAAAGGAAGATCTCtaaccaaaaaaagaagaaatgttTGATGTGAAAAAGATATGAAATTAAAGACCTGTAAGGAATGAAATTTTGACTCACTCGAAGATGCTGCAGGCTTAAAAGATGGAGGTCCCTCTACTCTTTCCTGGAAATGGAATGACATGCAGTTAGCAAGTCAAAGATCAAACCAAACTTCATAATCCATATGCAGAGTTTCAGACAATATAATATATTTCTAGGAACTGCTTAGATCGAAGAGGTTATCTGGTTCAaaaaatattctaaaaatatataatgagTAATAGTAATGAAGGTACTATTTTCTAGGAGCTTCCCATACCTTCAATAATTGACAGGAAGCATCCTTAACTTTGGAAAACAAGATGCTGAACTTAAAAACACATCTCAGCAAAATATAAAAGATGGAGGAAATAAATACATTGAAAGCTGaagatattattttatataactGAACCATCTTACCAAGTTTTATAAAGTGGTTTGCAAATTTTCAATTAAGTTTTATAGACTTTCAAGAACCAGCCTGAAGTCAACTCTGAAGCCCATGTTATTAACATGAAGCCAGCTTACCATATGTTAAAGTTGACCTTAGGGTCACCATAGAACAAATTCGTGTTTGTATTTCTGTTAACTTAAAACACTTCTATTTCAATATTATTTATGTACGTAAATGCTATTTTCAGTAAATTGGTACCCTCTTTCCATTAGTTTCACTAAAAGTGCTCTTCATTAGTATCATCCAAATAAAGTTCAGTTTGTCTCAAAAGTATCCAAATcctattttttttaactaaactCAAATTTGCAAACTTCAATCCGAAGTCCAAACACACCCTTATAAACCAGAAACCACTTTTAAACTGTGCTGAACTTGATTGCCGACTAGGTCTAGTTGTCTCGTGGAACACTCGTCATAAGACAAACTAATGGAAGTCTTTCACATACTTCATATCCAATTATCCATACTTAATTAGCAAATTTGAATATTATAGGCTTTTTGTACAATCATTTGGATAGATTCATATTCTACTTGCAAAAGTACAAAGCCTTTAACTCTACACACACCattatctttttctttctattagaactttaataaaaataatatgatCTATAAAATTCATCTTCACAACAAATTTCCAAACAAATACAAAACTAGTCTGAAACTAAAAGCAAAGTTTTAACAATACATAATATCAATGTTTGTCAACATTTACAATGATAATTAACAAACCGGATTTTATGTTAAACCGGATTTTATGTTAAACAATCCATATACCCTAGTGATTGAAATGAAGAatgcaagaaaaaaaaacactgcAAGTAGAGACTTATAGCTAGGCAGAGTGTCACAGTCCATTTCTGA
This is a stretch of genomic DNA from Lotus japonicus ecotype B-129 chromosome 1, LjGifu_v1.2. It encodes these proteins:
- the LOC130733140 gene encoding uncharacterized protein LOC130733140; protein product: MEKPEGEIPLQATFDLEKRWLIATRNNVRKRAEAAYKTEKANDAVWEWLNDAEKLIQEINIATRDTSKQHGEMINKIKMLKDECKLERFFSPIPDLGYFSSESLVCFKSTEKASHELLEALKSDSIYVIALYGDKGSGKTELVKAVGEKAKYLKFFDAIIFATVSQNPLRKIQEQIAQSLNVKFDKHSELGRARKIYSTLSESKDQILVILDDVKEKLDPEDIGIPCQSNQCKVLLTTRHKQECASNCQRVIPLRPLLEEEAWGLLAGHSGIDDDSPYKLTLAASEIVGACKMFPGLIKDIGPSLKNKPIEEWDATVSSLRNSKARYQIFISFRGEDTRESFTGFLYEALCREGFKTFLDDGGLKGGDQISETLVEAIEDSRLSIVVFSENYAESRWCLEELVTIVECKKYKKQLVWPIFYKVSRSDVRLQKNSYGKAMAKHEERFQKDPEKVQKWRSVLSEVAKLKTGMQYSTGYEYKFIERIVEAANNVRNRLYIRSMGMD